Proteins encoded in a region of the Mucispirillum schaedleri ASF457 genome:
- the aroQ gene encoding type II 3-dehydroquinate dehydratase: MNILVINGPNINMLGKREPDKYGQISFYELEDLVREQAEKYDMDIDFFQSNSEGDIVDCIQKSAGYDGIILNAGAYTHTSIAIRDALLSINAKFIEVHLSNVFAREPFRHHSYLSDIALGVIAGFREDSYLMAVDYFANGVWQ; encoded by the coding sequence ATGAATATATTAGTGATTAATGGACCAAATATTAATATGCTTGGCAAGAGAGAGCCAGATAAATATGGACAAATAAGTTTTTATGAGCTTGAAGATTTAGTAAGAGAGCAGGCAGAAAAATATGATATGGATATAGATTTCTTTCAGTCAAATTCTGAAGGGGACATAGTGGACTGCATACAAAAATCAGCAGGATATGACGGCATTATACTTAATGCAGGAGCATATACCCATACAAGTATAGCTATAAGGGATGCTCTGCTTTCTATTAATGCAAAGTTTATAGAAGTGCATCTTTCAAATGTGTTTGCAAGAGAGCCTTTCCGTCATCATTCATATCTTTCAGATATTGCTCTTGGTGTAATAGCAGGTTTCAGGGAAGATTCTTATTTAATGGCAGTAGATTATTTTGCAAATGGAGTATGGCAATGA
- a CDS encoding M24 family metallopeptidase produces the protein MITRIAAVQRELRSLDIPAVLITNLTDVRYLSGFTGTTAYMLVDIEKAVFFTDSRYSIQAAEEVSENIIVEIVSDYSSIYKERCSFFKKILLQPSCSINISSKIAAQGVEIYLDEKDFMQKLRMIKDNSEISLIKEQYHLAGTAFLRALKLFKYGTSEKSWAAALEYHMKMLGAKGESFETIVASGVRGAMPHGTASAKKVNENEPVIIDFGSRDIYTSDYTRMIYAGNDEEVLKVIDIVRSALEKAVDSIEEGIMCSDIDNTARSYIEEQGYGSYFKHSLGHGVGIDVHELPVLKPKSDFLIEDNMIFTVEPGIYLPEKFGVRLEQTVLINNGKPEIISSILDRYVYNLID, from the coding sequence ATGATAACAAGAATTGCAGCAGTTCAAAGAGAATTACGCAGTCTTGATATACCTGCTGTTCTCATTACAAACTTAACTGATGTAAGATATTTAAGCGGTTTTACAGGCACTACTGCATATATGCTTGTAGATATAGAGAAAGCAGTATTTTTTACAGACAGCAGATACAGTATTCAGGCAGCAGAAGAAGTTTCTGAAAATATTATTGTAGAGATTGTCAGCGATTATTCAAGCATTTATAAAGAGAGATGTTCGTTTTTTAAAAAAATATTATTACAGCCATCATGCTCTATAAATATCAGTTCAAAAATAGCTGCTCAGGGAGTAGAAATATATCTTGATGAAAAAGATTTTATGCAGAAACTTCGTATGATAAAAGATAATTCTGAAATATCATTAATAAAAGAGCAGTATCATTTGGCAGGCACAGCATTTCTTCGTGCATTAAAATTATTTAAATATGGCACAAGTGAAAAATCATGGGCAGCAGCATTAGAGTATCATATGAAAATGCTTGGAGCTAAGGGAGAAAGTTTTGAAACTATTGTGGCTTCTGGTGTTCGCGGTGCAATGCCACACGGCACAGCTTCTGCTAAAAAAGTTAATGAAAATGAACCTGTTATTATAGATTTTGGAAGCCGTGATATATATACAAGTGATTATACAAGAATGATATATGCAGGAAATGATGAAGAAGTATTAAAGGTTATTGATATTGTCCGCTCAGCTTTGGAAAAGGCAGTAGACAGCATTGAAGAAGGCATAATGTGCAGTGATATTGATAATACTGCCCGTTCCTACATAGAAGAACAGGGATATGGTTCATATTTTAAACATTCATTAGGTCATGGCGTAGGGATAGATGTCCATGAACTTCCAGTATTAAAGCCAAAAAGTGATTTTTTAATTGAAGATAATATGATATTTACAGTAGAGCCGGGTATATATCTGCCAGAAAAATTTGGTGTCCGCTTAGAACAGACTGTTTTAATAAATAATGGCAAGCCTGAAATAATAAGCTCAATTCTTGATAGATATGTATATAATTTAATAGATTAA
- a CDS encoding SLC13 family permease → MKEYTTTQRVGLFLGPIVFIIMLLITPPEGMNPSAMKVAAITTLMAIWWITEAVPIPATSLLPILLYPLLNVMAAKDVTARYADPTIYLFIGGFFVAVTMERWNLHRRIALYTIKMVGTSPVKMTLGFMIATGFISMWVSNTATAMMMVPIGLAVIAQVTGISSKQLLDGSVGIKEQNFGKGLMLAIAYSASIGGVATIIGTPPNTIMVGMLNTTYGQTISFSQWMMFGLPLVIIVMAGTWLLLVKILFPTGDLKLAKGKDVIEYEIKKMGPISKQELVVLIVFLLVGFLWVFSPKLKSIFPSLKNVNDTVIAMLGTILLFTIPADWKKGIFILDWKTAVKIPWDIVLLFGGGFAVAAGFQKTGLASFIAKQLESLNGMHMLIFIALVTLLVVFLTEITSNTATATLLVPIMGASAVALGIHPYATIVPACVAASFAFMLPVATPPNAVVFGSGAIRIKDMAKAGLGLNIFGTIVVVLFVMYLMPVLWGIDLNVTPEWALQAAEASAGAAK, encoded by the coding sequence ATGAAAGAGTATACTACTACTCAAAGGGTAGGACTATTTTTAGGACCTATTGTTTTTATTATTATGCTGCTTATCACTCCGCCAGAAGGTATGAATCCGTCTGCAATGAAAGTAGCGGCTATTACTACACTTATGGCTATATGGTGGATAACTGAGGCGGTGCCTATACCAGCAACTTCTTTACTTCCTATACTGCTTTATCCTTTATTGAATGTTATGGCTGCAAAAGATGTTACTGCACGCTATGCAGACCCAACAATATATCTTTTTATAGGTGGTTTTTTTGTTGCAGTTACTATGGAAAGGTGGAATCTTCACAGGCGTATAGCATTATATACTATTAAAATGGTTGGAACAAGTCCTGTTAAAATGACTCTTGGTTTTATGATAGCTACTGGTTTTATATCTATGTGGGTTTCTAATACTGCTACTGCTATGATGATGGTGCCTATTGGTTTAGCGGTTATTGCGCAGGTTACAGGTATTTCTTCTAAACAGCTTTTAGATGGCTCTGTTGGTATTAAAGAGCAGAATTTTGGCAAAGGTTTAATGCTTGCTATTGCTTATTCTGCTTCTATTGGCGGTGTTGCAACCATTATAGGAACTCCACCAAATACAATTATGGTAGGTATGCTTAATACTACTTATGGTCAAACTATTTCTTTTTCTCAATGGATGATGTTTGGCTTGCCGCTTGTTATTATAGTTATGGCAGGCACATGGCTGCTTCTTGTTAAAATTCTATTTCCAACAGGTGATTTAAAACTTGCAAAAGGAAAAGATGTTATAGAATATGAAATTAAAAAAATGGGTCCTATCAGTAAACAAGAACTTGTTGTTTTAATAGTATTTTTACTTGTGGGTTTTTTATGGGTATTTTCTCCAAAGCTGAAATCAATATTTCCTAGTTTAAAAAATGTAAATGATACTGTTATTGCTATGCTTGGCACAATCCTTCTTTTTACCATTCCTGCTGATTGGAAAAAAGGTATATTTATCCTTGACTGGAAAACAGCTGTCAAAATTCCATGGGACATAGTGCTCCTTTTTGGAGGTGGTTTTGCCGTTGCTGCAGGTTTCCAGAAAACAGGTTTGGCATCTTTTATAGCTAAACAGCTTGAAAGCCTGAATGGTATGCATATGCTGATTTTTATTGCTCTTGTTACTCTTTTAGTAGTATTTTTAACAGAGATTACATCAAATACTGCAACAGCTACTCTGCTTGTTCCTATTATGGGTGCTTCTGCTGTTGCTCTTGGTATACACCCTTATGCAACTATTGTTCCAGCCTGTGTTGCTGCATCATTTGCATTTATGCTGCCAGTTGCTACACCACCTAATGCGGTTGTCTTTGGAAGTGGAGCCATACGCATAAAAGATATGGCAAAAGCAGGATTGGGTTTAAATATATTTGGCACAATTGTTGTTGTTTTATTTGTTATGTATTTAATGCCAGTGCTTTGGGGTATAGACTTAAATGTAACACCTGAATGGGCTTTACAAGCTGCTGAGGCATCTGCAGGGGCAGCAAAATAA
- a CDS encoding carboxymuconolactone decarboxylase family protein — translation MKKTVLFIICFIMIYMETNAMQPTLSEKEERIVEISSFTSAGNQEQLAVSLNKALNNKMTINEINEILIQSYAYCGFPKSLNAITTFINVIKERKSKGIKDIQGEMPKELTSKDDRDKIGEKTREKLSGRKTVAEWQTFAPGIEQYLKEHLFADIFARGILNHQERELATVSFLAVSAGAEPQLKAHINMAKNTGLSDEKLNYAVRYAQFITSYNMGVFNRGAENTVYAKYFTGKSYLEPLAKSWYGVSASNVVFEPSCRNNWHIHHKGGQILLVTGGNGWYQEWNKPARKLKAGDVVEIPAGIKHWHGASKDSFFAHIAIAVPPKMVSKFDAAPVKNTTEWLEPVSDSEYSKLK, via the coding sequence ATGAAAAAAACTGTTTTATTTATAATATGTTTTATAATGATTTATATGGAGACTAATGCTATGCAGCCAACACTATCAGAAAAAGAAGAACGGATAGTAGAAATATCATCTTTTACATCTGCTGGAAATCAGGAACAGCTTGCAGTATCATTAAATAAAGCTCTTAATAATAAAATGACTATTAATGAGATTAATGAAATTTTAATCCAGAGTTATGCTTACTGCGGTTTTCCAAAAAGTTTAAATGCAATTACAACCTTTATTAATGTTATAAAAGAAAGAAAGTCTAAGGGTATCAAAGATATACAAGGGGAAATGCCAAAAGAGCTTACTTCAAAAGATGACAGAGATAAAATAGGCGAGAAAACAAGAGAAAAACTATCAGGCAGAAAAACTGTGGCAGAATGGCAGACATTTGCTCCGGGTATTGAGCAGTATTTAAAAGAGCATTTATTTGCAGATATTTTTGCAAGAGGAATACTTAATCATCAGGAAAGAGAGCTTGCAACAGTTTCATTTCTAGCAGTATCAGCTGGTGCAGAGCCGCAGCTTAAAGCTCATATTAATATGGCAAAAAATACTGGGTTAAGTGATGAAAAATTAAATTATGCTGTCCGTTATGCTCAATTTATAACAAGTTATAATATGGGAGTATTTAATCGTGGTGCAGAAAATACAGTTTATGCAAAATATTTTACAGGCAAAAGCTATCTTGAACCTTTAGCTAAAAGCTGGTATGGGGTATCTGCAAGTAATGTGGTATTTGAGCCGAGCTGCAGGAACAACTGGCATATTCACCATAAAGGCGGTCAGATTTTGCTTGTTACTGGTGGTAATGGCTGGTATCAGGAATGGAATAAGCCTGCAAGAAAATTAAAGGCTGGTGATGTTGTAGAGATACCTGCAGGTATAAAACACTGGCATGGGGCATCAAAAGACAGTTTTTTTGCTCATATTGCAATAGCTGTTCCACCAAAAATGGTATCAAAATTTGATGCAGCTCCTGTTAAAAATACTACTGAATGGCTTGAACCTGTAAGCGACAGTGAATATAGTAAATTGAAATAG
- a CDS encoding flavodoxin family protein → MGKRVLIISSSPRKNGNSDTLCHSFAKGAKENGSEVTEIFINDKKINYCKACGYCETHNGACSQKDDMDEIIDEVLKSDVIVFSSPVYFYSISGQLKTLIDRLVAVYTKITGKEIYYLLTAAENGKSTFDRADACLDGLCDCLSDIKIKGMIYAGGVWKKGEINSTRYIQQAYDMGAAV, encoded by the coding sequence ATGGGAAAAAGAGTGCTTATAATATCCAGCAGCCCAAGAAAAAACGGCAATTCTGATACTTTGTGCCACAGCTTTGCAAAAGGTGCAAAAGAAAATGGCAGTGAAGTAACAGAGATTTTTATAAATGATAAAAAAATAAACTACTGTAAAGCATGTGGATACTGCGAAACACATAATGGCGCTTGTTCGCAAAAGGATGATATGGATGAAATAATAGATGAAGTTCTTAAAAGCGATGTAATAGTTTTTTCAAGCCCTGTATATTTTTATTCAATAAGCGGTCAATTAAAAACACTCATAGACAGGCTTGTAGCAGTTTATACTAAAATTACTGGTAAAGAAATATATTATTTATTAACTGCAGCAGAAAATGGAAAATCTACTTTTGACAGGGCTGATGCATGTCTTGATGGACTTTGCGACTGTTTATCAGATATAAAAATAAAAGGCATGATTTATGCTGGTGGAGTATGGAAAAAAGGGGAGATAAACTCTACTAGATATATTCAGCAGGCTTATGATATGGGAGCGGCTGTATGA
- a CDS encoding tetratricopeptide repeat protein, whose product MDERTHARYMSDIAYFLSKMEAEPNSGYFIPIALAYNKLEKYDETIAMCKTAVERFPSNCAAKTFLAEAYVYKGFFDQARDLLFDVTAEDDNNYKALKLLGIICKEKGDNTEALKYLTGAFIRSPEDEEVRNMIDELGGTLNPVEIYDERMKRQSQNAADSEEDEELKTYQEIDKRIRNAEIIMADLVSDTSINARNYDDEEDDFHSDNPDDYMPLITQHEEEDESLSDNPDDFLPQITTSEESEELEPAETLSNEEESQRDDLLSALQEEDELSETSEESAADDLLSALSNGDESQDDDLLSALQEEDKLSETSEDGAADDLLSALSNDNESQDDDLLSALQKEYELSETSEDGAADDLLSALSNDNESQNDDLLSALQEEDKLSETSEDGAADDLLSALSNDDESQDDDLLSALQEDNEPYEINETISETEADTEEAKDNAEFLPETAEENTEETLENIEDSQDIIDIPEENADIKDNTDESMPADNEYNELLNKQVPSSIENMTYNDMIDDDFQYGRIVDESYKDSDNPPIDLGESAPFTQGDIMDEILSAVGMTHDDMADDERIDISEKDRKLMRLENFLEKVQHNKESR is encoded by the coding sequence GTGGACGAAAGGACACATGCTCGCTATATGTCTGATATAGCTTATTTTCTTTCAAAAATGGAAGCAGAGCCTAATTCTGGTTATTTTATACCTATTGCATTAGCATATAATAAACTGGAAAAATATGACGAAACAATAGCAATGTGTAAAACAGCTGTTGAGCGTTTTCCATCAAACTGTGCTGCTAAAACTTTTCTTGCAGAAGCCTATGTTTATAAAGGTTTTTTTGACCAGGCACGAGACCTGCTTTTTGATGTTACAGCAGAAGATGACAATAACTACAAGGCTTTAAAACTGCTTGGTATTATCTGCAAAGAGAAAGGGGATAATACAGAAGCTCTTAAATATCTAACAGGTGCATTTATCCGCAGCCCAGAAGATGAAGAAGTCCGCAACATGATTGATGAGCTTGGGGGGACATTAAACCCTGTTGAAATATATGATGAGCGGATGAAACGACAGTCTCAAAATGCAGCAGACAGCGAAGAGGATGAAGAATTAAAAACATATCAGGAAATAGATAAACGAATTAGAAATGCAGAAATTATCATGGCAGATTTAGTGTCAGATACATCTATTAATGCTAGAAATTATGATGATGAAGAAGATGATTTTCACTCTGATAACCCTGATGACTATATGCCATTAATTACGCAGCATGAAGAAGAGGATGAAAGCCTTTCTGATAATCCTGATGATTTCCTGCCACAAATTACTACATCAGAAGAAAGTGAAGAATTAGAACCTGCTGAAACTTTATCAAATGAAGAAGAAAGTCAACGAGATGACTTATTATCAGCATTACAGGAAGAAGATGAGCTTTCTGAAACATCAGAAGAGAGTGCAGCAGATGATTTGCTTTCAGCTTTATCAAATGGTGATGAAAGCCAAGATGATGATTTATTATCAGCATTACAGGAAGAAGATAAGCTTTCTGAAACATCAGAAGATGGTGCAGCAGATGATTTGCTGTCAGCTTTATCAAATGATAACGAAAGCCAAGATGATGATTTACTATCAGCATTACAGAAAGAATACGAGCTTTCTGAAACATCAGAAGATGGTGCAGCAGATGATTTACTGTCAGCTTTATCAAATGATAACGAAAGCCAAAATGATGACTTACTATCAGCATTACAGGAAGAAGATAAGCTTTCTGAAACATCAGAAGATGGTGCAGCAGATGATTTGCTGTCAGCTTTATCAAATGATGATGAAAGCCAAGATGATGATTTATTATCAGCTTTGCAGGAAGACAATGAGCCTTATGAAATAAATGAAACAATATCAGAAACAGAAGCAGATACAGAAGAAGCAAAAGATAATGCAGAGTTTTTACCAGAAACAGCAGAAGAAAATACAGAAGAAACATTAGAAAATATAGAAGATAGTCAAGATATAATAGATATTCCAGAAGAAAATGCAGATATTAAAGATAATACAGATGAAAGCATGCCAGCAGATAATGAATATAATGAACTTCTTAATAAACAGGTGCCGTCATCTATTGAAAATATGACTTATAATGATATGATAGACGATGATTTTCAGTATGGCAGAATAGTTGATGAAAGCTATAAGGATAGTGATAATCCACCTATTGATTTAGGAGAATCTGCACCATTTACTCAAGGAGATATTATGGATGAAATATTAAGTGCAGTTGGTATGACTCACGATGATATGGCAGATGATGAAAGAATAGATATATCAGAAAAAGATAGAAAACTTATGCGGCTTGAAAACTTTTTAGAAAAAGTTCAGCATAATAAGGAAAGCAGATGA
- the aroB gene encoding 3-dehydroquinate synthase, giving the protein MKSITVNILENKTNYNIFIGSDFIGDKLAKYEKDGAYFIIDSKVASLYKNIIPKERVFLFQAAEKNKTFLSLEKMLDFLRQHNALRDSTLVSVGGGITGDVAAFAASVYMRGIKLIQVPTTLLAMVDSSVGGKTAVNFKGIKNNIGSFYQPGMVLIDSNFLDSLTDKEYLNGLVESIKIAAIRDKEFFEYINANKSSILKRSKAIMEYIIAESCRLKAEIVEQDEKEAGIRKLLNFGHTAAHGIESDSNYKIHHGFAVALGMIYESKYALQNGYTDKETYEAVYGLLKSLKYPTHYEPKDIDKMLEAVSKDKKAGKNGISVAFSGKNMQGIIINDIKPKELIDLFL; this is encoded by the coding sequence ATGAAAAGCATTACAGTAAATATTTTAGAAAATAAAACAAATTACAATATATTTATAGGCAGTGATTTTATTGGGGATAAACTTGCCAAGTATGAAAAAGATGGTGCTTATTTTATTATAGACAGTAAAGTTGCATCTTTGTATAAAAATATCATTCCAAAAGAGCGTGTATTTTTATTTCAGGCAGCAGAGAAAAATAAAACATTTTTAAGTCTTGAAAAAATGCTTGATTTTTTAAGGCAGCATAATGCTTTAAGAGATTCTACACTTGTTTCAGTTGGCGGCGGCATAACTGGTGATGTGGCAGCTTTTGCAGCTTCAGTATATATGCGTGGTATTAAGCTTATTCAAGTCCCTACAACGCTTTTGGCAATGGTAGATTCCAGTGTTGGTGGCAAAACAGCAGTTAATTTTAAAGGAATAAAAAATAATATTGGCTCTTTTTATCAGCCAGGTATGGTGTTAATTGACAGCAATTTTTTAGACAGTTTAACTGATAAAGAATATTTAAACGGACTTGTAGAATCTATTAAAATAGCAGCCATTAGAGATAAAGAATTTTTTGAATATATTAATGCAAATAAAAGCAGTATCTTAAAACGCTCAAAAGCAATAATGGAATATATAATTGCTGAATCATGCAGGTTAAAAGCAGAGATAGTAGAGCAGGATGAAAAAGAGGCTGGCATTAGAAAACTGCTTAATTTTGGTCATACAGCAGCTCATGGTATAGAAAGTGATTCTAATTATAAAATTCATCATGGATTTGCAGTTGCATTAGGTATGATATATGAATCAAAATATGCTTTACAAAATGGCTATACTGATAAAGAAACATACGAAGCAGTATATGGTTTATTAAAATCACTTAAATATCCAACTCATTATGAGCCAAAAGATATAGATAAAATGCTTGAAGCTGTATCAAAAGATAAAAAAGCAGGCAAGAATGGTATAAGTGTGGCATTTTCTGGCAAAAATATGCAGGGGATTATTATAAATGATATAAAACCAAAAGAATTAATTGACTTATTTCTATAA